One window of Candidatus Methylocalor cossyra genomic DNA carries:
- a CDS encoding MmgE/PrpD family protein gives MTQVEQLAQFVHRARYEDLSELARRQLKIRVLDALSCAVGALGGEPIRALEAQLAEFGGNGLCTLIGGGRTAPDRAALYNGALVRYLDFNDSYLAKGETCHPSDNLGAILAAAEYAQRSGRDLLTALAVAYQVQCRLSDAAPVRARGFDHTTQGAYAVAAGVSKALGLDPVATAHAIAISGTALNALRVTRTGALSHWKGLAFPHLAFCATHAAFLAMRGVTGPLEVFEGNKGFMDTIAGHFELDWEGEDLERVTRTIVKKYNAEIHSQSTLEAILELRESPGFPVEQVDRIEIETFDVAYHIIGGGEEGDKTQVQNKEQADHSLPYLVAVAILDGQVMPEQYAPDRILREDVQTLLRKVSIRAREDLSQRFPEEMPCRVCVQLDDGRTLLREKRDYEGFHSRPMDWDGVVGKFQRLCPDSVAPELRQQIVQAVERLETLEVGELTGLLGQVAHHRAIHHTGDQP, from the coding sequence ATGACCCAGGTGGAACAACTCGCCCAATTCGTCCATCGAGCCCGCTATGAGGACCTGTCCGAGCTCGCCCGTCGCCAGCTCAAGATTCGGGTGCTGGATGCCTTGAGTTGTGCGGTCGGCGCCCTAGGTGGGGAGCCGATCCGTGCCCTCGAGGCCCAGCTCGCCGAATTTGGCGGGAACGGCCTTTGCACCTTGATCGGTGGGGGTCGCACGGCGCCCGATCGAGCCGCCTTATACAACGGCGCCTTGGTGCGCTATCTCGATTTCAACGACAGCTATCTCGCCAAGGGTGAGACCTGTCACCCCAGCGACAACCTCGGCGCTATCCTGGCGGCCGCGGAATACGCCCAGCGCAGTGGGCGAGACCTGCTCACCGCGCTGGCGGTGGCCTATCAAGTCCAATGCCGGCTGAGCGACGCGGCACCGGTCCGTGCCCGCGGTTTCGACCATACCACGCAGGGCGCCTACGCCGTGGCGGCGGGCGTGTCCAAGGCCCTCGGCTTGGATCCCGTAGCCACTGCCCATGCCATCGCCATCAGCGGAACCGCGCTCAACGCCCTGCGGGTGACGCGCACCGGCGCCCTGTCCCATTGGAAGGGGCTGGCCTTTCCCCATCTGGCGTTTTGCGCCACCCATGCGGCCTTTCTAGCCATGCGCGGCGTGACCGGGCCACTGGAAGTGTTCGAGGGCAACAAGGGCTTCATGGACACCATCGCTGGGCACTTCGAGCTGGACTGGGAGGGCGAAGATTTGGAACGGGTGACCCGCACTATCGTCAAGAAATACAACGCCGAAATCCACTCCCAGTCCACCCTCGAAGCGATCCTGGAGCTGCGGGAGTCACCGGGCTTTCCGGTGGAACAGGTGGACAGGATCGAGATCGAGACCTTCGATGTGGCCTATCACATCATCGGCGGCGGCGAGGAGGGGGACAAAACCCAGGTGCAGAACAAGGAGCAGGCGGATCACAGCCTGCCCTATCTAGTCGCTGTCGCCATACTGGACGGACAGGTCATGCCGGAACAGTACGCACCGGACCGCATCCTGCGTGAGGATGTACAAACCTTGCTGAGGAAGGTTTCGATCCGGGCCAGGGAGGATCTTAGTCAGCGCTTCCCCGAGGAAATGCCCTGCCGGGTCTGCGTGCAGCTCGACGACGGTCGGACCTTACTCCGGGAAAAGCGCGATTACGAGGGTTTCCATAGCCGTCCCATGGACTGGGATGGCGTGGTCGGGAAATTTCAGCGCCTCTGTCCGGACTCGGTCGCCCCCGAACTCCGCCAGCAAATCGTGCAGGCGGTGGAGCGGCTGGAAACCCTCGAGGTGGGCGAGCTCACCGGCTTGCTTGGGCAAGTGGCGCACCATCGCGCCATACATCACACAGGAGACCAGCCATGA
- a CDS encoding carbon-nitrogen hydrolase, translating into MSSPLTIAFVQQACGAADPRANLDTSLQALGEAADRGAKLVLLPELHLGPYFCQTEDCAQFDKAEPIPGPTSETLGKVAAELGIVVVASLFERRAPGIYHNTAVVLEKDGTLAGKYRKMHIPDDPGYYEKFYFTPGDLGFIPIDTSVARLGVLVCWDQWYPEAARLMALAGAEVLLYPTAIGWNPDDSPEEQRRQLEAWQLVQRGHAVANGLPVITCNRIGYEPDPTGHTPGIRFWGNSFAAGPQGELLCQADAEEQRVLVVEIEPRRTEEVRRLWPFLRDRRIDAYGGLTRRFLD; encoded by the coding sequence ATGTCCTCCCCCTTGACCATCGCGTTCGTGCAGCAGGCGTGCGGCGCAGCCGATCCCCGGGCCAATCTCGATACCTCGCTCCAGGCATTGGGCGAAGCGGCGGACCGCGGGGCGAAACTGGTATTGCTGCCGGAGTTGCACCTCGGCCCCTATTTCTGCCAAACCGAGGATTGCGCCCAGTTCGATAAGGCCGAACCCATCCCCGGCCCCACCAGCGAGACCCTCGGGAAGGTGGCGGCGGAGCTGGGCATCGTGGTGGTCGCCTCATTATTCGAGCGGCGTGCCCCCGGCATCTATCACAATACCGCGGTAGTTTTGGAAAAAGATGGGACCCTCGCCGGAAAATATCGCAAGATGCACATTCCGGACGACCCCGGTTACTATGAAAAATTCTATTTCACCCCCGGAGATTTGGGCTTCATCCCCATCGATACCTCAGTCGCCCGATTGGGGGTATTAGTATGCTGGGATCAATGGTATCCGGAAGCGGCACGCTTGATGGCCTTGGCCGGGGCCGAGGTATTGCTGTATCCCACGGCCATCGGCTGGAATCCCGACGATAGTCCCGAAGAACAGCGGCGGCAACTGGAAGCCTGGCAGCTGGTGCAACGCGGTCACGCGGTAGCCAACGGGCTTCCGGTAATTACCTGTAATCGTATCGGCTACGAGCCGGACCCGACCGGCCATACCCCGGGGATACGGTTCTGGGGGAATAGTTTTGCGGCCGGCCCCCAAGGCGAACTACTTTGCCAGGCCGATGCCGAGGAACAGCGTGTTCTCGTGGTAGAAATCGAACCACGGCGGACCGAGGAGGTACGCCGACTTTGGCCTTTCCTACGGGACCGGCGGATCGATGCCTATGGCGGCTTGACCCGACGGTTTTTGGACTGA
- a CDS encoding phosphosulfolactate synthase — MTQTANSGDERAFAGLRINGREPKPRTRGLTEIRGPYYSVMGKRYLEDVLETMGSYVDALKFAGGSFSLMPRRAVKELIELCHAHDVQVSTGGFIEHVLSQGPEAVDYYIRECQALGFDIIEISAGFIVIPIDDWLRLVEKVQRAGMKAKPEVGIQFGAGGATRAAELEAEGTRDPGWAIQQAKRFLEAGAYLIMIESEGITENVATWRTDVVSRLIVELGLEKLMFEAADPEVFAWYIKNYGPEVNLFVDHSQIVQLECLRAGIWGTKSLWGRIFTYKE, encoded by the coding sequence ATGACGCAAACCGCCAATTCAGGCGACGAGCGCGCCTTCGCCGGCCTCAGGATCAATGGGCGCGAGCCCAAGCCCCGCACGCGGGGTCTCACCGAGATCCGCGGCCCCTACTATTCGGTGATGGGCAAGCGGTATCTGGAAGACGTGCTAGAGACGATGGGCAGCTACGTGGATGCGCTGAAGTTTGCTGGCGGCTCCTTCAGCCTGATGCCGCGCCGGGCAGTCAAGGAGCTCATCGAGCTTTGCCATGCCCACGACGTACAGGTATCCACCGGCGGTTTCATCGAGCATGTGCTGAGCCAGGGACCCGAGGCGGTCGATTATTACATTCGGGAATGCCAGGCCTTGGGTTTCGACATCATCGAGATTTCCGCGGGCTTCATCGTAATCCCCATCGATGATTGGCTACGGCTAGTGGAGAAGGTGCAACGTGCCGGGATGAAGGCCAAACCCGAGGTGGGTATCCAGTTCGGGGCGGGCGGGGCGACCCGGGCCGCTGAGCTGGAGGCGGAAGGGACCCGCGATCCTGGCTGGGCGATCCAACAGGCCAAACGCTTCTTGGAAGCGGGTGCCTACCTGATCATGATTGAGTCGGAAGGCATCACCGAGAACGTGGCGACCTGGCGCACCGATGTCGTCAGTCGCCTGATCGTCGAGCTGGGCCTGGAAAAACTCATGTTCGAGGCCGCCGACCCAGAGGTGTTTGCCTGGTACATCAAAAACTATGGCCCCGAAGTCAATCTGTTCGTCGACCATAGCCAGATCGTCCAGCTCGAGTGCTTGCGGGCCGGAATCTGGGGCACCAAAAGCCTGTGGGGGCGGATTTTCACCTATAAAGAGTGA
- a CDS encoding H-NS histone family protein has protein sequence MDSDFAQLSEAELASVIESAQKALREKHETKRKEVIAKIKELAASVGVTVEITEPAKPTGRKGSKVPIKYQNPHNLSQKWTGRGMRPKWLQTLLDQGHDIKEFEIRR, from the coding sequence ATGGACAGCGACTTCGCCCAACTTTCCGAGGCCGAATTGGCTAGCGTGATCGAGAGCGCCCAGAAGGCGCTTAGGGAAAAGCACGAGACCAAACGCAAGGAGGTAATCGCCAAGATCAAGGAATTGGCTGCGTCGGTTGGGGTCACCGTGGAAATCACGGAACCGGCCAAGCCGACTGGGAGAAAGGGCAGCAAGGTCCCGATCAAATATCAAAATCCACACAACCTTTCGCAAAAGTGGACCGGTCGCGGCATGCGACCCAAATGGCTGCAGACGCTGCTCGATCAAGGCCATGATATAAAAGAATTCGAAATTCGAAGATAA
- a CDS encoding GTPase encodes MPNTPSRAPFPAPVEPRWRNAIVYNLGWSATPEAVPPFMLSFLRLLKSRYESLLRQLPEEEERRRLELGSVLPSLWLAESFLERGELERSAPRRPLQIAVLGPTQAGKSSIINWLLQKDLAKVSPLAGFTVQPQGFAVDVPAEELAWAEGYFRPYTRMSRDALPKDRYDCFSLEVVPAAERRDPLRGTVLWDTPDFDSIDADDYRQSVLRVAALADLVLLVLSKDKYADLSVWELMGLLEPLGQPTLLCLNKVEPASLPALATSLREKWHAARRDPPRPVIALPYLEQGEGLASLAEPRAQLLAELDQARRAVHRDRLGAQARALVAAHWARWVAPVKAEHRFQSEWRALVDTALRDSLQLYQRDYLNHPHHYETFQRALAELLTLLEIPGIGGALLAARKIVTWPLRQLTKLGQAVTGRSPVAQDGAELAVLNQAAQHLFIRLGESLLLRHDDDATEQGWWRELAALFRDDKALLKQRFDQRVADYLRSFRPEIDRTARRLYDHLREHPAILNGLRATRATTDAAALAVALHTGGIGVQDFVIAPAVLSLTSMLAEGALGRFMDRAAAELKQKQLAAVEKLFRDALYGHLVRLPGRLDASRRFDIPPETLAAVEARGL; translated from the coding sequence ATGCCCAACACCCCATCCCGCGCCCCCTTCCCCGCGCCGGTCGAACCCCGTTGGCGGAACGCCATCGTGTACAATCTGGGCTGGTCCGCCACCCCGGAAGCCGTCCCGCCGTTCATGCTGTCCTTCCTCCGCCTGTTGAAGAGCCGTTACGAGAGCCTGCTGCGCCAGCTCCCCGAGGAGGAGGAGAGGCGCCGGCTGGAGCTGGGGAGCGTCCTGCCGTCGTTGTGGCTGGCGGAAAGTTTTCTGGAACGGGGCGAACTGGAGCGCAGCGCGCCCCGCCGGCCCCTGCAGATCGCCGTGCTGGGCCCTACCCAGGCGGGCAAGAGTTCGATCATCAACTGGCTGTTGCAGAAGGACTTGGCGAAAGTCAGCCCGCTGGCGGGTTTCACCGTGCAGCCCCAGGGCTTCGCCGTGGACGTCCCGGCGGAGGAGCTGGCCTGGGCTGAGGGTTATTTTCGGCCCTATACCCGCATGAGCCGGGACGCCCTGCCGAAGGACCGCTACGACTGCTTCTCGCTGGAGGTGGTGCCCGCCGCCGAGCGCCGCGATCCCTTGCGGGGCACCGTGCTGTGGGACACGCCGGACTTCGACTCCATTGACGCCGACGACTATCGCCAGTCGGTGCTGCGGGTGGCAGCGCTGGCCGACCTGGTGCTGCTGGTGCTGAGCAAGGACAAATACGCCGATCTCTCGGTGTGGGAACTGATGGGCCTGCTTGAACCCCTGGGCCAACCGACCTTGCTCTGCCTGAACAAGGTCGAGCCGGCATCGCTCCCGGCCTTGGCCACTTCCCTCCGGGAGAAATGGCACGCCGCCCGGCGCGACCCGCCGCGCCCGGTGATCGCCCTGCCCTACTTGGAGCAGGGCGAGGGGCTGGCCAGCCTGGCGGAACCGCGGGCGCAGCTCCTCGCCGAGCTGGACCAAGCCCGCCGGGCGGTGCACCGCGACCGCCTGGGGGCCCAGGCGCGGGCGCTGGTGGCGGCCCATTGGGCGAGGTGGGTGGCACCGGTGAAGGCGGAGCACCGGTTCCAGAGCGAATGGCGCGCCCTCGTGGACACCGCCCTCAGGGACAGCCTGCAGCTTTACCAGCGGGATTACCTCAACCATCCGCACCACTACGAGACGTTTCAACGGGCCCTGGCGGAACTGCTCACCCTGCTGGAAATCCCCGGGATCGGCGGAGCCCTGCTCGCCGCCCGCAAGATCGTCACCTGGCCGCTGCGGCAGCTGACCAAGCTGGGGCAGGCGGTGACCGGCCGCAGCCCGGTAGCGCAGGATGGCGCCGAGCTTGCGGTCCTGAACCAGGCGGCGCAGCACCTCTTCATCCGCCTAGGCGAGAGCCTCCTGCTGCGCCACGACGACGACGCCACCGAGCAGGGCTGGTGGCGGGAGCTGGCCGCCCTGTTCCGGGACGACAAGGCGCTGCTCAAACAGCGTTTCGACCAGCGGGTCGCCGACTACCTGCGCAGCTTCCGGCCGGAAATCGACCGGACCGCTCGCCGCCTATACGACCATCTCAGGGAGCATCCGGCGATCCTGAACGGGCTGCGTGCCACCCGCGCTACCACCGACGCCGCGGCCTTGGCCGTGGCCCTGCATACCGGCGGCATCGGGGTCCAGGATTTCGTCATCGCCCCGGCAGTCCTGTCGCTCACCTCGATGCTGGCGGAGGGGGCCTTAGGGCGCTTCATGGACCGGGCCGCCGCCGAACTCAAGCAGAAGCAGCTGGCCGCGGTGGAGAAGCTGTTCCGCGATGCGCTGTACGGCCATCTGGTGCGCCTGCCCGGCCGGTTAGACGCGTCCCGGCGCTTCGACATTCCTCCAGAAACCCTCGCCGCGGTCGAGGCCCGGGGGCTCTGA
- a CDS encoding agmatine deiminase family protein, translated as MSRSVAVHLPPEWAAQAAVLLAWPDPDSDFGPWLEAVEATYRAIALEVTLRETLIVACRSKRLRDRVSRALAESGVPMHRVRPLVVPYDDVWVRDMAPLTVATPQGPRLLGFRFNGWGGKYPHASDARFARRLHETGLFPATPFQEVDLVLEGGSIESDGAGTLLATSRCLRNPNRNPALSGAQIAQHLRRYLGVERLLWLEHGYLEGDDTDAHIDTLARFCSPDTLAYSACDDPTDPLFEELRAMGDQLRAFTDAAGRPYRLLPLPIPKPIYGDSGQRLPASYANFLIINGAVLVPVYGDPADRVALERLAQGFPDRCIVAIDCTYLIRQYGSLHCATMQFPNIVGVL; from the coding sequence ATGAGCCGATCCGTTGCCGTCCATCTGCCGCCTGAGTGGGCGGCGCAAGCCGCTGTGCTGCTCGCCTGGCCCGACCCGGACAGCGACTTCGGCCCCTGGCTGGAGGCGGTGGAAGCCACCTACCGGGCGATCGCCCTGGAAGTAACCCTGCGGGAAACCTTGATCGTGGCTTGCCGGAGCAAGCGCCTGCGTGATCGGGTCAGCCGCGCCCTGGCGGAGAGCGGAGTGCCGATGCACCGGGTTCGCCCCCTGGTCGTGCCCTACGACGACGTCTGGGTGCGGGACATGGCCCCTTTGACCGTGGCTACGCCGCAGGGGCCGCGCCTCTTAGGTTTCCGTTTCAATGGCTGGGGCGGCAAATATCCCCATGCCAGCGATGCCCGCTTCGCGCGCCGGCTTCACGAAACCGGACTGTTTCCAGCCACGCCGTTCCAGGAGGTGGATCTGGTGCTGGAAGGCGGCAGCATCGAATCCGATGGCGCCGGCACCCTGCTCGCCACCAGCCGCTGCCTACGCAACCCGAACCGCAATCCCGCCTTGAGCGGGGCGCAAATCGCGCAGCACCTCCGCCGCTATCTGGGAGTGGAGCGCTTACTCTGGCTGGAGCACGGGTACCTGGAGGGTGACGACACCGATGCCCACATCGACACCCTGGCCCGTTTTTGCTCGCCGGATACCCTCGCGTACAGTGCCTGCGACGACCCCACCGACCCGCTATTCGAGGAACTGCGCGCCATGGGGGACCAATTGCGCGCCTTCACCGACGCCGCCGGTCGCCCCTATCGCTTGCTGCCCTTGCCCATACCCAAGCCGATCTACGGCGACAGCGGCCAGCGTTTGCCCGCGAGCTACGCCAATTTCCTGATTATCAATGGCGCCGTCCTCGTACCCGTGTATGGCGACCCCGCCGACCGCGTGGCCCTGGAGCGCCTTGCGCAAGGCTTTCCCGACCGCTGCATCGTCGCCATCGACTGCACCTATCTGATCCGCCAATACGGTAGCCTCCATTGCGCCACCATGCAGTTTCCCAACATCGTCGGAGTCCTTTGA
- the mfd gene encoding transcription-repair coupling factor, which yields MHDTTLSRPCPVTPILPSPGGKVVWRGLAGCGDALVLAEAVHRDRRLYLVVTEDTQTAVRLEHEIRFFLDGGIPVLHFPDWETLPYDIFSPLPEIVSERLKTLAQLAHTRHGILLTPVATLMQRLSPRSHVLGSTFVLKPGAPLSLEETRQRLEGVGYLCVAQVLQHGEFAVRGSILDLFPMGSNVPYRIELFDEVVESIRTFDPETQRSAEKVDAINLFPAREFPFDESAIKRFRKAFRAQFPDTSLNNPFYQDVSRGLAPAGIEYYLPLFVDTTETLFDYLPAATALVLHGAVERAAEAFFAETRDRYQQRRSHTDKPPLPPEQLFLPPEDLFTRWERWPQVRIAGDDSPSAPGAVVDYALRPLPPVALDSKQKQPAAALTAFLAELRGRALFVAETPGHREALLETLGRHGIQPKVLERWRDFAAGTAPLGLVVASLDQGLWLADPPLAIITETQLSGDKAPQRRRRRAAAGHKLDQILRNLEELEIGAPVVHQEHGVGRYLGLTKLTVGGIETEFLAIEYAQHDKLYVPVSSLHLVGRYSGASPENAPLHKLGGEQWQKAKRKALERVQDVAAELLDIYARRAARKGLSYKTRTEDYAAFAAAFPFEETPDQETAIRDVLEDMAKPEPMDRVICGDVGFGKTEVAMRAAFVAVQNGKQVAVLVPTTLLAQQHYQNFRDRYADWPIRVEAVSRFVGRKQTAQLLEDLAAGKIDILIGTHKILQKEVRFKDLGLVIVDEEHRFGVAQKEHFKKLRSELDFLTLTATPIPRTLNMALSGLRDISIIATPPPNRHAIQTFVSEWDAGLIQEAILREIKRGGQVYFLHNKIETMDKMLRELEALIPAARIRIAHGQMPERELEKVMLDFYHQRFNVLLCTTIIESGIDIPSANTLVVNRADLLGLAQLHQIRGRVGRSHHRAYAYLIVPPKALMTADAIKRLEAIEATGDLGAGFMLSSHDLEIRGAGELLGEEQSGQIQEIGLSLYTELLERAVAALKSGRQPELLPPASGPEIDLQSPALIPDTYLGDVHTRLVLYKRIANARDEEELKALQVEMIDRFGLLPPPTKTLFAITALKLKAERLGIRKIEAGPRGGRILFQPNPPIDPLAVIRLLQSRPDTFKLDGQDKLRFHATCETPEAKLAFLENLVDALAA from the coding sequence ATGCATGACACCACCCTCAGCCGCCCCTGCCCGGTCACCCCGATTCTGCCCTCGCCAGGCGGCAAGGTGGTCTGGCGCGGTCTCGCCGGGTGCGGCGATGCGCTGGTCCTGGCGGAGGCGGTCCACCGCGACCGGCGCCTGTACCTGGTGGTCACCGAAGACACCCAGACCGCCGTGCGGCTAGAGCACGAGATCCGGTTCTTCCTCGATGGCGGCATCCCGGTGCTGCATTTTCCCGACTGGGAGACCCTGCCCTACGACATCTTCTCGCCGCTGCCCGAGATCGTTTCCGAACGCCTGAAGACGCTCGCGCAGTTGGCCCACACCCGCCACGGCATCCTGCTCACCCCGGTGGCCACCCTCATGCAGCGGCTCAGCCCGCGCAGCCACGTGCTGGGCAGCACCTTCGTGCTCAAACCGGGCGCGCCGCTGAGCTTGGAGGAAACCCGCCAGCGCCTGGAGGGGGTCGGCTACCTGTGCGTCGCCCAGGTCTTGCAGCACGGAGAATTCGCCGTGCGCGGCTCGATCCTGGACCTGTTTCCCATGGGCAGTAATGTCCCCTACCGGATCGAGCTGTTCGACGAAGTGGTCGAGTCGATCCGCACCTTCGATCCCGAAACCCAGCGCTCGGCGGAAAAGGTCGACGCGATCAATCTCTTCCCGGCCCGGGAGTTCCCCTTCGACGAAAGCGCGATCAAGCGCTTCCGCAAGGCCTTTCGGGCCCAGTTTCCCGATACCTCTCTTAACAATCCCTTCTACCAGGACGTTAGCCGGGGACTCGCGCCGGCCGGTATCGAGTACTATCTGCCGCTGTTCGTCGACACCACGGAAACCCTGTTCGATTATCTGCCCGCCGCCACGGCGCTGGTACTGCACGGCGCTGTGGAACGGGCCGCCGAGGCGTTCTTCGCGGAAACCCGGGACCGCTACCAGCAGCGCCGAAGCCATACCGATAAACCGCCTTTGCCGCCGGAACAGCTGTTCCTGCCCCCCGAAGATTTGTTCACGCGCTGGGAACGGTGGCCCCAAGTGAGGATCGCCGGGGATGACTCGCCCTCCGCCCCCGGCGCGGTGGTGGACTACGCCCTGCGTCCGCTGCCGCCGGTGGCCCTCGACAGCAAACAAAAACAACCCGCTGCCGCCTTGACGGCGTTCCTGGCCGAACTGCGCGGGCGAGCGCTGTTCGTGGCGGAAACCCCCGGCCATCGGGAAGCGCTGTTGGAGACCCTGGGGCGCCATGGGATCCAGCCCAAGGTGTTGGAGCGATGGCGGGACTTCGCGGCCGGCACCGCCCCCTTGGGCCTGGTGGTGGCCTCCCTGGATCAAGGGCTTTGGCTGGCCGATCCACCCCTGGCCATCATCACCGAAACCCAGTTGTCCGGCGACAAAGCGCCCCAGCGCCGCCGCCGGCGGGCCGCCGCCGGGCACAAGCTGGATCAGATCCTCCGCAACCTGGAGGAACTAGAGATCGGCGCCCCGGTGGTGCACCAGGAGCATGGGGTGGGCCGCTATCTGGGCCTCACCAAGCTCACCGTGGGCGGCATCGAGACCGAGTTCCTGGCTATCGAGTACGCCCAGCACGACAAGCTGTACGTGCCGGTGTCGTCCTTGCACCTGGTGGGCCGGTACAGCGGGGCGAGCCCGGAAAACGCGCCGCTCCACAAACTGGGCGGGGAACAATGGCAAAAGGCCAAGCGCAAGGCCCTGGAACGGGTCCAGGATGTGGCGGCGGAACTGTTGGACATCTACGCCCGGCGGGCGGCCCGCAAGGGTTTGAGCTACAAGACCCGCACCGAGGATTATGCGGCCTTCGCCGCGGCGTTCCCCTTCGAGGAAACGCCGGACCAGGAAACGGCGATTCGCGATGTGCTCGAAGACATGGCCAAGCCGGAACCCATGGACCGGGTGATCTGCGGTGACGTGGGTTTCGGCAAGACCGAAGTGGCCATGCGCGCCGCCTTCGTCGCCGTGCAGAACGGCAAGCAGGTGGCAGTATTGGTGCCGACCACCCTGCTCGCCCAGCAGCACTATCAGAACTTCCGCGACCGCTACGCCGACTGGCCGATCCGGGTCGAGGCGGTGTCCCGCTTCGTGGGCCGGAAGCAAACCGCCCAGCTGCTGGAGGACCTGGCCGCAGGCAAGATCGACATCCTCATCGGCACCCACAAGATCCTCCAAAAGGAGGTGCGGTTCAAGGATCTCGGCCTGGTGATCGTGGACGAGGAACACCGCTTCGGCGTGGCCCAAAAGGAGCACTTCAAGAAACTGCGCAGCGAGCTGGATTTCCTGACCCTTACCGCGACGCCGATCCCGCGCACCTTGAACATGGCCCTGTCCGGGCTGCGCGACATTTCCATCATCGCGACTCCACCGCCCAACCGGCACGCCATCCAAACCTTTGTCAGTGAGTGGGATGCCGGCCTGATCCAAGAAGCCATCCTCCGGGAAATCAAGCGCGGCGGACAGGTCTACTTCTTGCACAACAAGATCGAGACCATGGACAAGATGCTGCGGGAACTGGAAGCCCTGATCCCGGCTGCCCGCATCCGCATCGCCCACGGCCAGATGCCGGAGCGGGAGCTGGAAAAGGTCATGCTGGACTTCTACCACCAGCGCTTCAACGTGCTGTTGTGCACCACCATCATCGAGAGTGGCATCGACATCCCGAGCGCCAACACCCTGGTGGTCAACCGGGCCGATCTTCTGGGCCTCGCCCAATTGCACCAGATCCGCGGGCGGGTGGGGCGCTCGCACCATCGGGCCTATGCCTATTTGATCGTACCGCCCAAGGCCCTGATGACCGCCGACGCCATCAAGCGCCTCGAGGCCATCGAGGCCACCGGCGATCTCGGCGCCGGCTTCATGCTGTCCTCCCACGACCTGGAGATCCGCGGCGCCGGCGAGCTGCTGGGCGAGGAACAGAGCGGGCAGATCCAGGAGATCGGCTTGAGCCTCTATACCGAATTGCTGGAACGGGCGGTGGCGGCTCTCAAGTCGGGGCGCCAACCGGAGCTCTTGCCGCCGGCGTCCGGCCCGGAGATCGACTTGCAATCCCCAGCCCTGATCCCCGATACCTATTTAGGTGACGTGCATACCCGGCTGGTGCTCTACAAGCGCATCGCCAACGCCCGGGACGAGGAGGAGCTCAAGGCCCTGCAGGTGGAAATGATCGACCGGTTCGGGCTGCTGCCGCCCCCCACCAAAACCCTGTTCGCCATCACCGCCCTCAAGCTGAAGGCGGAACGGCTCGGCATCCGCAAGATCGAGGCCGGACCCCGGGGCGGGCGCATCCTGTTCCAGCCCAATCCGCCCATCGATCCTTTAGCCGTGATCCGCCTGCTCCAGAGCCGGCCCGACACCTTCAAGCTGGACGGCCAGGACAAACTGCGCTTCCACGCCACCTGCGAAACCCCGGAGGCCAAGCTGGCGTTCCTAGAGAACCTGGTGGATGCCCTGGCGGCCTAG